A portion of the Magnolia sinica isolate HGM2019 chromosome 17, MsV1, whole genome shotgun sequence genome contains these proteins:
- the LOC131231901 gene encoding cytochrome P450 709B1-like, protein MDMLWVTLVVPVLLTGIWKLFQNLAWRPYALTRYFEKQGITGPPYTFISGSLEEIKGLMKLASETVLDTHSHDIIPRIMPHYYKWFSLHGEMFLYWFGSRPRLFIMEPELAKEVLSKKSDFYPKPKINPFLAAVMGKGLGVVEGDDWVRHRKIVGPAFHVEKLKVMTKTMASCALSMLDKWQEQAIQTKEKYKEIEISEELEQLTADIISQTAFGSSFKEGKEVFEVQKELLQRGAASSTNIIIPGSEYIPTRWNIQTWKLNRRAKNTLKRIIESKLNSEGERFSDSRYGDDLLGLMLGTMMAESSRNQGIRLDMDEIIDECKTFFFAGHDTTSHSLTWTMFALSLHSEWQERLREEVLRECGMEIPDADKLGKLKLVNMVVLETLRLYPPAILLTRMASRDMKLGDISIPKDTELSISLAMIHRNKKYWGEDANEFKPLRFVDGIARAAKHPNALLAFSIGPRVCIGQNFAMMEVKTVIAMILQRFTFTLSPQYKHAPMDKITLQPQFGLPILLQPLHG, encoded by the exons ATGGACATGCTTTGGGTAACTTTGGTAGTGCCTGTACTACTCACAGGCATTTGGAAACTCTTCCAAAATCTTGCATGGAGGCCTTATGCCCTGACAAGGTATTTTGAGAAACAAGGTATAACAGGCCCACCTTACACTTTCATATCAGGCTCTCTTGAAGAAATCAAGGGCCTAATGAAGCTTGCAAGCGAGACAGTTCTGGACACTCACTCGCATGACATCATCCCACGGATCATGCCTCACTACTACAAATGGTTCTCACTGCATG GAGAAATGTTCTTGTATTGGTTTGGGAGCCGGCCTCGCCTGTTCATAATGGAGCCAGAGCTAGCCAAGGAAGTATTGTCAAAGAAGTCCGATTTCTACCCCAAGCCCAAGATTAACCCCTTCTTAGCTGCTGTTATGGGCAAGGGTCTGGGTGTGGTTGAAGGTGATGATTGGGTTAGGCATCGGAAGATTGTCGGCCCAGCTTTTCATGTGGAGAAGCTCAAG GTGATGACAAAGACAATGGCATCATGTGCACTATCCATGCTTGATAAGTGGCAAGAGCAGGCGATTCAAACCAAGGAGAAGtataaagaaatagaaattagTGAAGAATTAGAACAGCTTACTGCAGATATAATTTCCCAAACTGCTTTCGGAAGTAGTTTCAAGGAAGGGAAAGAAGTCTTTGAAGTTCAAAAGGAGCTTTTACAACGGGGGGCAGCTTCCAGTACCAATATCATAATCCCTGGCAGCGA ATATATTCCTACTAGGTGGAACATTCAAACATGGAAACTCAACAGAAGAGCGAAGAATACTCTTAAGCGCATCATAGAGAGTAAACTGAATTCAGAGGGCGAAAGATTCTCAGATTCCAGGTATGGGGATGACCTACTGGGATTGATGTTGGGAACGATGATGGCCGAATCCAGTAGAAATCAAGGTATTCGGCTTGACATGGATGAGATAATAGATGAGTGCAAGACATTCTTCTTCGCGGGCCACGACACAACTTCTCATTCACTAACTTGGACTATGTTTGCGTTAAGCTTACATAGTGAGTGGCAGGAAAGACTCAGAGAAGAAGTGTTGAGGGAATGTGGGATGGAAATCCCAGATGCCGACAAGCTCGGCAAACTGAAATTG GTGAACATGGTAGTTCTAGAAACGTTGAGGCTGTATCCCCCAGCAATCTTATTGACGAGAATGGCTTCTAGAGATATGAAGTTGGGGGATATTTCGATCCCGAAGGACACCGAATTATCAATTTCACTGGCAATGATTCACAGGAACAAGAAGTACTGGGGCGAGGATGCAAACGAGTTCAAACCGTTGAGATTTGTAGATGGGATTGCAAGGGCAGCGAAGCATCCGAATGCTCTATTGGCATTCTCAATAGGCCCAAGAGTATGCATTGGCCAGAACTTTGCAATGATGGAAGTGAAGACGGTAATTGCCATGATCCTTCAGAGGTTTACTTTCACCCTCTCTCCTCAATATAAGCATGCGCCGATGGATAAAATTACTCTGCAGCCACAGTTTGGACTTCCTATCCTCCTTCAACCTCTTCATGGTTAA